The nucleotide sequence GGTTCTCGTCAAAAGAAGGGGGGTCCTCCTCACTGTGGTAAGGTTCACCTAAAGTGTCGGCAatcttaaataaacattgacgTTTCTTGGAATGAACAAGGTTGTTTACCTGATTTGTTGTCGAGGAAGTCATAGGGAGGCGGAGATACTGGGTTGCTCATACTGTAAGCTCCAGGTGCAATGGGCCCAAAAGCGTCCTGCGGAGGATGAGCGGGCCCCCCAGGAGGGCCCACCGACCCCGGCACGAACGGCTCTTCTTCCAATAGAGTGTATGCCGTTTTATGCGTGGCCATTTTCGACGGGGGCCGAATGTGGCCGTCGTGTTTGGGAGGAAAAATCAACGCGTTGACAGTCGAAACAAAAACACGCCCCCAACAGACCAGTGACGTCAAGTTACGTCATTTCCGGCTCTCGTTCCTCCCTCatctcgtcatttttgccatCTATAATGTATTGAAAATATACATTGGATTATACATTGCATTAAGATAAAAGTGCactatatatatacgtatatataatatgtatatgtgtatatatataatatgtatatgtgtatatataaatatatatatatatatatatatatatatatatatatatatatatatatatatatatatatatatatatatagtgcacTTTCATCTTAATGCAACACATTgatatgtattttaaatgtcAGGAAAATGATCACACAGaatctattttttggggggatagaTTTCcttttattagaaaaaaatgataaccaaATTTCCAAATAATAATGCATTGCAAAATGCAAGGCAAAAATACCTCTGCACTTCACATTCCAAATGAGATATTACCATAGTCCCTTATGAAAGTGATCAGGTACATAAACTTGTTTTTAATATTCAAGAATCTACAAAAGAAACTTAACAGGTCTCGTTTTTTTGTAGCTGTTCTTTTACAACAAGCACTGGACTAAACTGTCATAAAACAACCACAgcgtgctatttttttttaacatggtaGTGAACCTAACTAAAcgccaaacacacaaaaaaatgtttattgaaaGCTtccataataaatacataaatagcataatttaaaaaggcacattaggaaacaaaatgaaagattcacatttaactttttttttgctgagctTGCTTGACCTGCAATTCAATGAGGAAGGTGAGGTGCTTTTTCCATCTTCAGCCCCTcttgtttcatttaaaaatgcatgcacacaaccaacaaaaatgtcatcttttgtGAAATTCCAGGATAAACCTGAAATGCACCAGCACTTTGACCGGtgacttaattaaaaaaaaaatccaaataggtGCCATAGAGgaaaatttaggtgtttaattttaaattaaggCTTATTTAGAAACCGTTTTTAAATTATCCCTGGCTCATACTGGTGACATTTTGACAAGAGCAAAATGACATCTATCAGTAAGTGGTCATTGATTTTAAATTTACACCATCTTGCGCCAAAGTCCAAAATTCTCAGAAAAGAATGGAAGTTAGAGCTTGAAAACGTCCATACCTGTTGtaattttttccagaaaaaaagatttggcTATTTATTTAAATACTTGAAAAAGACTAAAATTAATGTCACCTTTTGAATTGGTAGTCCATTTGAGGTTTATCCTGAAATATCTGtaaaaaaactaactttttGTGAGTAGTGTACATAAGTAATGGAAACAAGAGAGGTGATTGCATAGATATTGCTGAAACGAATACTAAAAATGAACTATGAACTTATATTTATGCACAGGTTTTGGTATATAAAGTAATGGGGAAGACACCAGATTATAAGACATAAATGCACTTGGGAACACTtccaaaatatatacagtacacaAAAATGAGTCACGAGGTTAAGTTCGCCTGTTTTCGTTAACATTCAATCTTTTTGCTTAtgtataaatattaaataatggggggaaaatactgatccaatttgaataaaatacagtatttgctTGCACGTCCTGtgatttttcttcacttttcaaGTTAAAAGCTTGTGCGGACCTCCATTGTACAGTAACTTGACCCCCGTCGAACAAGGCGATGACCCCTGCGCCGATTCCTAACCACGCCATTTCCTTTTTCACTGAATGCGATCCGTCTGCAGCTGCTGAGGCTGATACTGGCTGAaggcggcagcggcggccgcGGCCCCTGGGGTGGCGGCAGCGGCCAGCGGCTGCTGCATCGTGTACCCGTAGCCGGCTGTTGTCATGTAGCCGGCGGGGGCCGGGGAGGCTGCGTAGGGATACTGCTCATAGGCGGCCGCAGCTGCCGCCGCGGCGGTGGCAGCTGCCGCCGAGTACTGGGCATAAGCTGCTCCTGTGTAGTCGAGGTACGGCGAGGTGGCAGCGGCGGCTGCGGCAGCTGTTGCCGTGGCACTTGAGGATTGCACGTGAGGGATCACCATACTGGGCTGGACAAAGGCCTGAGGGTAGACGTAGTGAGCCGGGATCCTGTAGGACACAAACACACCCTGATGTCAAAGGTGAGCCGCAGCGAGTAATCCTGCAGGCGCCACAAATACGTCAATCCAGTCCTCAGAACACAGCAAATCCATTCATTAACAGCTGGGggagaaaaatgaagaaaaaaaaccctacctAGATAAGTTAAGAAAGCAGCAACAAACCACAAGCGCAATAAGAGCACCTGAAACCCAAACGGAAAACCCAGCGCTTCGCCCCATTGAGAACCGCCGTGACAAAATGCGAGCTGACCGCACAACACCACCTCAAGAAAGTGGACAGCGTTGTGTCCACACTGTCACGCCGACTGCACACGCAAAGGCATGCCCACACATGTTAGGTCcttcaacacaaaaaaatgaactgcAAACATGTTGGCTTTACTATGGAAACTGCAGAATTTAGCAGCAAGGGTAGctaaaggtgttttttttctttttttacattgcatGCTAGCCGTTTACAATGACTTATTcgataaaatgttttgtttgggattgaatattttctatttaaaatagGAATGGGAACCTCTGGGTACCTCCGGAATGATACAATTTGCGATACTAGAGTCACGATAATGATTGTCAAAATATGGTGATATACCAATTACGGAAACGTGGGTCGGGAAATCAATCGAAGATGTTGTACAATACAATTTGTCAAAAACACACCGCCTGTGAGAATAGTTCAACGCAACATTTCTGGAAGTAAATAAGGTGACACTAAGATTGCAGCATTGTTGGAAACAAAGGAGTGCATTTCTTAACTCATTGAAAATGATAGATgtgcaattcatttaaactgggaggactggctttgAAATGTCATGTTTTGGCCCAGAGAAAAGCAACCTGATGATTCCTTAATTGAACAATCTGCTCTTTTTAAACTAACAAATCGTTTCTTCTCATGTCTTAACAATAATCTGTTGGAATACCAATAATTGCAATATTTCCCTTTTATATGGAATATATTTACACACTTAGTTTAAATTAGTTTGGCTTTGTGTGTCAGTTTGGCAGGACACTTTAAAGGGGCCATGcaataaaaatctatttttttctctttctcactAAGCATAGCTTTGGTCAAAACTAGACTTTATAAAGAGTATAGTCAAAGTCAGTGAGTCAGCCTCTGAAAATATCAACACCCGGTCCTGTATTGTCACCCAAGTCATCCTTTGGTTGCAACCCATCTCTTCCTTGATcgttactttgttttttttaatggtttattTACTGTTATTAACCACTGTGTgtgaaaaaagacaatttggggCATGGGACTTATAACTAAAAGTGACAAGTACACTGCTTAAAACAAGCATGCTAACTATGAAAGCAAGATGGActcttcaatatttttttataaacccATAACTCCTTGATGACGACGACAGATGTCGATTCTATTTTAACCCGAGGGATTGAGAGTAAATGATCCCCCGTAACATTCCCTTTAaactttttaaacacattttaaaagtattACCGCATACATGAAAGATAACATAATGCCACAAAATGTAATGATAATGGAATAAAAAAGTAAGTAAAGATGATAAAGATAAAATACCCCTGAGAAGCAATGTGATCAAAACTTAATCAAATGGCTGTAAACGTCATTCAACACAACCAAGAAATTCACAATAGAGCATAATTACTTAAGTGAACCAGGAAATAGCGGCAGAATGCAGTATCGTACCAGCAAAATAATCCACAAAGAAGGGGGCTTGGGGGAAATAAGTATCACTGGAGTCTATAATCGCACTTTTGGGAGGCCAATTTCttttttgatcagaaaccaagaacaaacatatgttaaagtaacaatagtaaaatggagacgGCTAAATAGGCGTCTGTTAATACAAGtatttcagataactataacctaaagaaaacaacaaaacagtttgtcatttttgaaagaaaaatcatacatacagtgcgccttatactccagaaaatacggtatatgtaaaATCAAGTGACCCACTGTCTAAGAGTTGGGAATTGTTAATTCTTTTAAATGACTACAATGTGCCATGTACATCGTAGGAATGTACTGGATGAATTAAACACCCCcctccccttttttttaaattgatgatGAACATGAGATTTGTCAGGCACAGTCTGTTTTATGACACAAAGTTTTCCCCGCCCTCTACTGAAATGTCAAAAGATCAGAGGACGCATAACATGTAACCCGAAGGCAATTCCACCGCCATGTTTTAGAtcaatttaaagccattttctcaTCTTTGGTGACTATACTCATTTCAATACATTTTGTAAATTGTGATTCCACTGTCCTCCATTGACATCAGTTAGGGACAAAAACCATAGATTTTGCATTACTTTTGGACACTGGCAGAAAATATATTGAGGGCAGGTGTTATATCTGTCCCTCTTTTGGACTACAAGAGCCCCCACACAGGCAAATGTACACATGCCATCTTGACTGACAAGGGAGGCTGGAGGCAAGGCTATTTTTGCCCCCCTTGTCATGTCAAAAGGACGTGCTGATCTCTTTCAGTAACACATGGCAGGGCACTCGTCAACTGGAGCGACTCGGCTGCACTGCTCGGCTGTTCTGACCTCCCTCTACTTTTCATTGCGGGTGGTACTTGATATCAGATTGGGAAATGGTCTCACTTTTCTTTGTAtccataaaaatgttaaatatacacacactttaaaaatagGCACTCATTCAAATGGAACTACTGGCTGATTTATTTCTATGACTCATGGGGATGGTGCAAAACAACTGGGTCATAAGAAATGTCTTACTTGGAAGaacatttcatctcatctcattttctgaaccgctttatccgcattagggtcgcggggggtactggagcctatcccagctgactctgggccagaggcgggggattgattgatggccagccagagacagacaaccatgcactcacacccatacccaggggcaatttagagtgtccaatcagcctaccacgtttttggaatgtgggaggaagccggagtacccggaggaaacccacgcaggcccagggagaacatgcaaactccacacagatgggcgtgacctggatttgaacccaggaccccagagctgcgaggccgacacgctaaccacttgcttcaccgggccgcccaagaACACTTCAATGAcactaaataaatcaaacaaatatatttgcaTATAACGCAGCATTAGGGATACGCAGATTCGAATTGCTAAATGCTGTGAGCTAACAACAAACCAGTTCTTTTTGGGGTGGAATTTCGTTAAACAGCAATTCAGCTTTCTAAGCTTCTTCAGTGTGCTTAAAAATACagcataaataaattattttgtgattaaagTTTATGCTCTCATTTTACTTTTagtcttgctactaggactcagcactgaagaaaaaaaactataatagGGGCGACcgtactttgcgatttttcaattatcgctgccatctggtctacattacccgcgatattcgagggattactgtatcgaTTGGTGCAGCATAATCGAATAGAAACAGATCAAAATATCTATCAATATTGTATTGATATGCCAGTTTGTTAAAATGTCTGAAATTTTTCAATAACAGAATTGTcatcaaaaaatgaaatgtattcgTCATTATTTTAGGTACGTTCACTACACATCAACTTTTAGCCCCTTCTCTATAAATGACCTTGTTATTATTTTAGGTACGTACACTACACAAACTTTTACCACCTTCTCTATAATTGACACTGTAAAACTCAATATGGCCCTTGACATTAACCATATTTAAAAGCTTTTAAACAGGGGCCTGCCCTTGCCCGGGTGCATATTTCGCAGTTGTTCCAGTGGAGAGCTATATAAAGGTGCTTTGTAAATCACCAAGGCACACGGATAATCTGCAGCATGGGACCAAAAGGCTTCCACCTGTTGTCCACAGCTGAGCACCCTTGCCCGCACCATGCATTATTAACAGAGACGCTCCTTTTTTCCATCCGAATTTGAGAGGCCGCGGAGATCATTGTAGCGGACAGCTGCTGCCTGTGAGGCGCGCTCGGATCTCGTGTCTACAGCCTACAACATTTGTCTGTTGAGATATAAAAGTCTTCAGTCGGCAGTCGCTTTCTGCCCGCTGTTGTATGTCTTCAATGGAACTCAAAGCAATGGGTTaattgaaaagaaacaaaactcCCGCATGCAGACcaagtgtttgttttgttgcagggaaTCCAATTGGCAGCACTGCTCAGAGACTGTTTGGTCCATTCACAACAAAACATGATCGTCTTGAGGTTAACTAGAAACTGTAGGGAGGGATAATAAACAGCAGGCTACTGCACAAAGAATTAAATAGTCAACACTCCGTTGCTGTTACGCCTTCCTAGCAAAAGTCACTCAAGTcgtgaacaaaaaaatcaactc is from Stigmatopora argus isolate UIUO_Sarg chromosome 4, RoL_Sarg_1.0, whole genome shotgun sequence and encodes:
- the rbm24b gene encoding RNA-binding protein 24b, with product MHSAQKDTTFTKIFVGGLPYHTTDSSLRKYFEVFGDIEEAVVITDRQTGKSRGYGFVTMADRASADRACKDPNPIIDGRKANVNLAYLGAKPRVIQPGFAFGMPQIHPAFIQRPYGIPAHYVYPQAFVQPSMVIPHVQSSSATATAAAAAAATSPYLDYTGAAYAQYSAAAATAAAAAAAAYEQYPYAASPAPAGYMTTAGYGYTMQQPLAAAATPGAAAAAAAFSQYQPQQLQTDRIQ